One segment of Ipomoea triloba cultivar NCNSP0323 chromosome 12, ASM357664v1 DNA contains the following:
- the LOC115998279 gene encoding protein yippee-like translates to MGRLFVVSLEGKIYSCKHCGTHLALSQDVVSRSFQCRHGKAYLFNKVVNVTSGANEDRHMMTGVHTVADIFCVCCGSIVGWKYETAHDKSQKYKEGKSVLERFKISGPDGSSYWTSRETRAPSDTEDV, encoded by the exons ATGGGGAGGCTGTTTGTGGTGAGCCTTGAAGGCAAGATCTATAGCTGCAAACACTGTGGAACGCACCTTGCTCTCTCTCAAGACGTGGTCTCCAGG TCTTTCCAATGCCGACACGGGAAGGCTTATCTCTTCAATAAGGT AGTGAATGTCACTTCTGGAGCAAATGAAGATCGACACATGATGACTGGCGTGCACACTGTCGCGGACATTTTCTGTGTCTGTTGCGGCTCAATCGTTGGCTGGAAATAT GAAACCGCACATGACAAGAGTCAAAAGTACAAAGAAGGCAAATCAGTTCTCGAACG GTTTAAGATCTCCGGCCCCGATGGGAGCAGCTACTGGACCAGCCGTGAAACCCGCGCCCCCAGCGACACCGAAGACGTTTGA
- the LOC116000029 gene encoding cytochrome P450 90A1, giving the protein MESFNFLLLSFSLFFLAAVSLLILRSSAAASRRKRHLPPGTFGLPFLGETLQLISAYKTGNPEPFVDDRVGKYGAVFTTHIFGEPTVFSADPELNRFVLQNEGRLFEASYPASIANLLGRYSLVLMSGTLHKRMHSLTMSFVNSSTMKDYLLLDIDRLVRLNMDSWTGRILLMEETKKITFQLMVKQLMSFDPCEWTENLMKEYMLVIDGFFTLPSPLLSATYRRAIQARGKVAEALNKVVTERRKEREFGAEKKNDMLEALLEGDGGATGGDGSGGGFSDEEIVDFILALLVAGYETTSTIMTLAVKFLTETPLALAQLKKEHDEIRLRKGEIRALEWDDYKSMPFTQCVINETLRVANIIGGVFRRATTDVNIKGYTIPKGFRIFASFRGVHLDQEHFTDARTFDPWRWQSNPGPTSSMTAYMPFGGGPRRCPGYELARVELSVFLHHLITRFSWAPAEEDKLVFFPTTRMIKRYPIIVQNRSISMNTE; this is encoded by the exons ATGGAGTCGTTCAATTTTCTtctcctctctttctctctcttttttctcgCCGCCGTCTCTCTCCTCATCCTCCGCTCCTCCGCCGCCGCGAGCCGCCGCAAGCGCCACCTCCCGCCGGGGACCTTCGGCCTGCCGTTTCTGGGCGAGACGCTGCAGCTCATCTCCGCGTACAAGACCGGGAATCCCGAGCCCTTCGTCGACGATCGGGTCGGGAAATACGGCGCCGTTTTCACCACCCACATCTTCGGCGAGCCGACCGTGTTCTCCGCCGACCCGGAGCTGAACCGGTTCGTCCTCCAGAACGAAGGCCGCCTCTTCGAAGCCAGCTACCCCGCCTCCATAGCCAATCTCCTCGGCCGCTATTCCCTCGTGCTTATGAGCGGAACCCTTCACAAGAGAATGCACTCTTTAACTATGAGCTTCGTGAACTCTTCCACCATGAAAGACTACCTTTTGCTCGACATTGACCGGTTGGTTCGACTGAATATGGACTCTTGGACCGGCCGGATTCTCCTCATGGAAGAAACCAAGAAG ATCACGTTTCAGCTAATGGTGAAACAGTTGATGAGTTTTGATCCGTGTGAGTGGACCGAGAATTTGATGAAAGAGTATATGCTTGTTATTGACGGGTTCTTCACCCTCCCTTCGCCTCTCCTCTCCGCCACTTACCGCAGAGCAATACAG GCTAGGGGAAAGGTTGCGGAGGCCTTGAATAAAGTGGTGACCGAGAGGAGAAAGGAGAGGGAGTTCGGGGCCGAGAAAAAGAATGACATGTTAGAAGCGTTGTTGGAAGGAGATGGCGGTGCCACGGGAGGCGATGGCAGTGGTGGCGGCTTCTCCGATGAGGAAATTGTGGATTTCATCCTAGCATTGTTGGTGGCCGGGTACGAGACAACCTCGACCATCATGACTCTTGCTGTCAAGTTCCTCACTGAGACGCCTCTCGCCTTGGCTCAGCTCAAG AAAGAACACGACGAGATCAGGTTAAGGAAAGGCGAAATTCGGGCGCTGGAATGGGATGACTACAAGTCCATGCCTTTTACTCAATGT GTTATAAACGAGACACTTCGAGTTGCAAACATCATCGGTGGAGTATTTAGGCGAGCCACAACAGATGTTAACATAAAAG GCTACACCATCCCGAAAGGATTCAGAATTTTTGCTTCGTTTCGAGGAGTGCATCTCGACCAGGAACACTTCACAGATGCCCGAACCTTTGATCCCTGGAGGTGGCAG AGTAATCCCGGGCCGACAAGTTCAATGACTGCATACATGCCATTCGGTGGAGGGCCAAGGCGCTGTCCAGGCTACGAGCTTGCCCGAGTAGAGCTCTCTGTCTTCCTCCACCACCTGATCACGCGTTTCAG TTGGGCGCCTGCTGAAGAGGACAAGTTGGTTTTTTTCCCAACAACGCGAATGATAAAACGGTACCCAATTATAGTTCAAAATCGAAGCATTTCTATGAACACAGAATGA
- the LOC115998537 gene encoding uncharacterized protein LOC115998537 produces MSFLKEEKRNRVLRWIKTLFFLITMLISLLMFSAPILVGIADAVLPSALLSASWSPASLSSILSSYDFRYSLVDIPLVSIVRSAIILCVYSSCDGPSLSRGPYLGIATVCSVTSLVFVSIKASYVFGNSSRSSYDGVNGGRAAEMAMFACSLAMAIAHIVVAYRISCRERRKLLVYKIDIEAVTACKKGFSRYPKKIQEERVK; encoded by the exons ATGAGTTTCTTGAAAGAGGAGAAGAGGAACAGGGTATTGAGGTGGATCAAGACTCTCTTCTTCTTGATCACTATGCTAATCTCTCTTCTCATGTTCTCGGCGCCGATTCTCGTCGGGATCGCCGACGCCGTTCTCCCGTCGGCGCTCCTGTCGGCGTCTTGGTCTCCGGCGTCTCTGTCTTCTATTCTCAGCAGCTACGACTTCCGGTACTCCCTCGTCGACATCCCCCTCGTATCCATCGTCCGCTCCGCCATCATTCTAT GTGTGTATAGTTCGTGTGACGGCCCAAGTCTATCGAGGGGGCCGTACCTGGGAATCGCGACTGTGTGTTCGGTAACGTCGTTAGTTTTCGTGTCGATTAAGGCGTCGTACGTTTTCGGGAACAGTTCAAGGTCGAGTTACGACGGCGTTAATGGAGGTCGGGCCGCGGAGATGGCGATGTTTGCGTGCTCGTTGGCTATGGCGATTGCGCACATCGTGGTGGCGTATAGGATCAGTTGCAGAGAGAGGAGAAAGCTTCTTGTTTACAAGATCGATATCGAAGCT GTAACAGCATGCAAAAAGGGATTTTCTAGGTACCCAAAGAAGATCCAAGAAGAAAGAGTGAAGTAA